One segment of Thermus tengchongensis DNA contains the following:
- a CDS encoding ABC transporter substrate-binding protein — protein sequence MRRWLVGVLALLLGLASAQKLVLASWGSQEEIKAYQEVLKVFQEKNPGIQVEYINIPSAEYLAKITAMMAAGTPPDVFFLNNIDFPGMASRGVLAPLDAFIQRDKYPTADIFPGILKAFQWEGKQYGLPRDVSNLVVFYNRDLLKKAGLPDPKPDWTWEDFLRYAKALTVERDGKRVQWGVSFQTFYLFWQPWVWSAGGRFYSPDHTRFLLNSPASLEGLQFYLDLRYRHRVAPTPEEAQDRGAFTMFLNGQTGMIVDGRWRVPTLKARAKFDFDVVPFPRGKAGSIVDIDGSGWVMAAGTRNPEAAWKLLSFLAGPEASRIFTRTGLIIPARGVDVKNVEKSIQNLKDFFVPPPPKNQQYFLTVNRTARPTETFERWNEALQLINKALEPVWQGKADLKAALDGVAPQVQKILDEVQAERKRR from the coding sequence ATGAGAAGGTGGCTGGTTGGTGTTTTGGCGCTCCTTTTGGGCCTGGCCTCCGCTCAGAAGCTGGTCTTGGCCAGCTGGGGGAGCCAGGAGGAGATCAAGGCCTACCAGGAGGTCCTGAAGGTCTTCCAGGAGAAAAACCCCGGCATCCAGGTGGAGTACATCAACATCCCCTCCGCCGAGTACCTGGCCAAGATCACCGCCATGATGGCCGCGGGCACGCCCCCGGACGTCTTCTTCCTCAACAACATCGACTTCCCGGGGATGGCCTCGAGGGGTGTCCTCGCCCCCCTGGACGCCTTCATCCAGCGGGATAAGTACCCCACCGCCGACATCTTCCCCGGCATCCTCAAGGCCTTCCAGTGGGAGGGGAAGCAGTACGGCCTGCCCCGGGACGTGTCCAACCTGGTGGTGTTCTACAACCGCGACCTTCTCAAGAAGGCGGGCCTCCCCGACCCCAAGCCCGACTGGACCTGGGAGGACTTCCTCCGCTACGCCAAGGCCCTCACCGTGGAGAGGGACGGCAAGCGGGTGCAGTGGGGGGTTTCCTTCCAGACCTTCTATCTCTTTTGGCAGCCCTGGGTCTGGTCCGCGGGCGGCCGCTTCTACAGCCCCGACCACACCCGCTTCCTCCTGAATAGCCCGGCTTCCCTGGAGGGCCTCCAGTTCTACCTGGACCTCCGCTACAGGCACCGGGTGGCCCCCACCCCGGAGGAGGCCCAGGACCGGGGGGCCTTCACCATGTTCCTGAACGGGCAGACGGGGATGATCGTGGACGGGCGCTGGCGGGTGCCCACCCTGAAGGCCCGGGCCAAGTTCGACTTCGACGTGGTGCCCTTCCCCCGGGGCAAGGCGGGGAGCATCGTGGATATTGACGGCTCCGGCTGGGTCATGGCCGCGGGCACCAGGAACCCCGAGGCCGCTTGGAAGCTCCTCTCCTTCCTGGCGGGCCCGGAGGCCAGCCGCATCTTCACCAGGACCGGCCTCATCATCCCGGCCCGGGGCGTGGACGTGAAGAACGTGGAAAAGAGCATCCAAAACCTCAAGGACTTCTTCGTACCGCCCCCGCCCAAGAACCAGCAGTACTTCCTCACGGTGAACCGCACCGCCCGTCCCACGGAGACCTTTGAGCGCTGGAACGAGGCCCTGCAGCTGATCAACAAGGCGTTGGAGCCCGTCTGGCAGGGCAAGGCTGACCTGAAGGCCGCCCTGGACGGGGTGGCGCCCCAGGTGCAGAAGATCCTGGACGAGGTCCAGGCGGAAAGGAAGCGGCGCTAG
- a CDS encoding glycoside hydrolase family 3 N-terminal domain-containing protein encodes MRLLALLAGMGMAAAQAGAFMVVSFRGEEVPERLLREVRPAGVILYPSNLRRDPQGVVRRLRALDPNLLLLVDQEGGPFTSYREGVVRFPSAMALSASGDEGLVERVGWALGCQVRRLGADVNLAPVLDVNVNPDNPIIGLRSFGADPERVARMGLAFAKGVLRSGARPVGKHFPGHGDTGVDSHLDLPRVDKPKEALERVELLPFRRYVAAGMPALMTAHIVFSALDPRYPATLSPAILTGLLRKEMGFQGALLTDDMAMGAIKRHFGAGEAAVQAVRAGADLLLLEPEEGTIREVHARLQKALGKEIPLARVEEARRRAALLRAGKGECPFTPKEEEALALEAARRGVVHRFGPLPIPGRGTLVLGLRLSERYGAEPSLADLAPRYLPGSFGLNLSEDPSPQEVAKAVEEAKKAERVVVSTHRWLGPLKEGQKALVQALFALGKPLYVVALGNPDDLRFLPRPTGYLATHGYRAVQVRAALEALAGVYAPSGQWVFGGEP; translated from the coding sequence GTGAGGCTCTTGGCGCTGCTTGCGGGGATGGGCATGGCGGCGGCCCAGGCGGGGGCCTTCATGGTGGTGAGCTTTAGGGGGGAGGAGGTGCCGGAAAGGCTCCTGCGCGAGGTGCGGCCTGCGGGGGTCATCCTCTACCCCTCCAACCTGCGCCGCGACCCCCAAGGGGTGGTGCGGCGGCTTCGGGCCCTGGACCCAAATCTCCTCCTCCTGGTGGACCAGGAGGGGGGGCCCTTCACCTCCTACCGGGAAGGGGTGGTGCGCTTCCCCTCGGCCATGGCCCTTTCCGCCAGCGGGGACGAGGGCCTGGTGGAGCGGGTGGGCTGGGCCCTGGGGTGCCAGGTGCGCCGCCTGGGGGCGGACGTGAACCTGGCCCCGGTCCTGGACGTGAACGTCAACCCGGACAACCCCATCATCGGCCTGCGCTCCTTCGGCGCCGACCCCGAGCGGGTGGCCCGCATGGGCCTGGCCTTTGCCAAGGGGGTCTTGCGCTCGGGGGCTAGACCTGTGGGCAAGCACTTCCCGGGGCACGGGGACACGGGGGTGGACTCCCACCTGGACCTGCCCCGGGTGGACAAGCCTAAAGAAGCCCTGGAGCGGGTGGAGCTCCTGCCCTTCCGCCGCTACGTGGCCGCGGGGATGCCCGCCCTCATGACCGCCCACATCGTGTTCTCCGCCCTGGACCCCAGGTACCCGGCCACCCTCTCCCCGGCCATCCTCACCGGCCTCCTCCGGAAGGAGATGGGTTTCCAGGGGGCCCTCCTCACCGACGACATGGCCATGGGGGCCATCAAGCGCCACTTTGGGGCGGGGGAGGCGGCGGTGCAGGCGGTGCGGGCGGGGGCTGACCTCCTCCTCCTGGAGCCGGAGGAGGGGACCATCCGCGAGGTCCACGCCCGCCTGCAGAAGGCCCTGGGGAAGGAGATCCCCCTCGCCCGGGTGGAGGAGGCGAGGCGGCGGGCCGCCCTCCTGCGGGCGGGGAAGGGGGAGTGCCCCTTCACCCCCAAGGAGGAGGAGGCTTTGGCCCTCGAGGCCGCCCGCCGGGGGGTGGTTCACCGCTTCGGCCCCCTTCCCATCCCCGGCCGGGGCACCTTGGTCCTGGGCCTGAGGCTCTCCGAGCGCTACGGGGCCGAGCCCAGCCTGGCCGACCTGGCGCCCCGGTACCTTCCGGGAAGCTTTGGCCTGAACCTCTCCGAGGACCCCTCCCCTCAGGAGGTGGCCAAGGCGGTGGAGGAGGCCAAGAAGGCGGAGCGGGTGGTGGTCTCCACCCACCGCTGGCTGGGCCCCCTCAAGGAGGGGCAGAAGGCCTTGGTGCAGGCCCTTTTCGCCTTGGGCAAGCCCCTGTACGTGGTGGCCCTGGGCAACCCCGACGACCTGCGCTTCCTGCCCAGGCCCACCGGGTACCTCGCCACCCACGGCTACCGCGCGGTCCAGGTGCGGGCCGCGTTGGAGGCCCTCGCGGGGGTGTACGCCCCCTCGGGGCAATGGGTTTTTGGAGGTGAACCATGA
- a CDS encoding N-acetylmuramic acid 6-phosphate etherase, producing the protein MTEDVAQRYRDLDLWPPEEVLMALLEAQLRAVAALWPALPALKKAAVEAASRLRQGGYLVYAGAGTSGRLAVLDGVELWPTFGFSRVRYLLAGGEKALVEAAEGAEDDLEGGLALGQTLGEKDVLLAVAASGATPFTLGVLRGAKARGALTVALANNPGAPLLAEAHHPVLLLTGPEPIAGSTRLGAGTAQKVALNLFSTLVMVLLGRVYGNRMARMRAQNAKLRARGAALVRELSGVSQEEALALLEVYPEPALAALVALGLEPGEALALLEAKGVRGALAEVGR; encoded by the coding sequence ATGACGGAAGACGTGGCCCAGCGCTACCGGGACCTGGACCTTTGGCCCCCGGAGGAGGTGCTCATGGCCCTCCTCGAGGCCCAGCTCCGGGCCGTGGCCGCCCTCTGGCCTGCCCTGCCGGCCTTGAAGAAGGCGGCGGTGGAGGCCGCCAGCCGCCTGCGGCAAGGGGGGTACTTGGTCTACGCCGGGGCGGGCACCAGCGGCCGGCTGGCGGTGCTGGACGGGGTGGAGCTTTGGCCCACCTTTGGCTTCAGCCGGGTGCGCTACCTCCTGGCCGGCGGGGAAAAGGCCCTGGTGGAGGCGGCGGAGGGGGCCGAGGACGACCTGGAAGGGGGCTTAGCCTTAGGCCAGACCCTGGGGGAGAAGGACGTGCTCTTGGCGGTGGCGGCCAGCGGCGCCACCCCCTTCACCCTGGGGGTCTTGAGGGGGGCCAAGGCGCGGGGGGCCCTCACCGTGGCCCTGGCCAACAACCCTGGGGCCCCCCTGCTGGCGGAGGCCCACCACCCGGTCCTCCTCCTCACGGGCCCCGAGCCCATCGCCGGGAGCACCCGCCTGGGGGCGGGCACCGCCCAGAAGGTGGCCCTGAACCTCTTCTCCACCCTGGTGATGGTCCTTTTGGGCCGGGTCTACGGCAACCGCATGGCCCGCATGCGGGCGCAAAACGCCAAGCTTAGGGCCCGGGGGGCGGCCCTGGTGCGGGAGCTTTCGGGGGTCAGCCAGGAGGAGGCCTTGGCGCTCCTCGAGGTCTACCCCGAGCCCGCCTTGGCCGCCCTGGTGGCCCTGGGCCTGGAACCAGGGGAGGCCTTGGCCCTCCTGGAGGCGAAGGGCGTGCGGGGGGCCTTGGCGGAGGTGGGGAGGTGA
- a CDS encoding serine hydrolase domain-containing protein produces MRVKALLEEAVEKGVVPGVAFGVVFADGRREAFHLGLAQREPEPVPLEAGFYFDLASLTKPLFTLKEVLKAVEEGLLDLDDPLAQHLPEMLWLKDHPLKGVSVRALLAHTAGLPPWEALYTWGQGEALKARLLQHPWPLGEPAYSDIGYMLLGLLLERVRGRPLRDFPLPAGLTFAPPQERSVATERCPWRGRVLRGEVHDENAFALGGAAGHAGLFGTLEGVLGELGAILQGTWLSRAALEEMQRPHGERLLAWERKRPGWHGGSLVSERAFGHTGFTGVGVWVDPERGYAWALLTNAVHPTRHRPSLAPLRRAVGNALAAEVA; encoded by the coding sequence ATGCGGGTTAAGGCCCTCTTGGAGGAGGCGGTGGAGAAGGGCGTGGTCCCGGGGGTGGCCTTCGGCGTGGTCTTCGCTGACGGCCGCCGGGAGGCCTTCCACCTGGGCCTGGCCCAGCGGGAACCCGAGCCCGTGCCCCTCGAGGCGGGCTTCTACTTTGACCTGGCGAGCCTCACCAAGCCCCTGTTCACCCTGAAGGAGGTGCTGAAGGCGGTGGAGGAAGGGCTTCTGGACCTGGACGACCCGCTGGCCCAGCACCTTCCGGAGATGCTCTGGCTTAAGGACCACCCCCTGAAGGGGGTGAGCGTGCGCGCCCTTTTGGCCCACACCGCGGGCCTGCCCCCCTGGGAGGCCCTCTACACCTGGGGGCAGGGGGAGGCCCTCAAGGCCCGCCTCCTGCAGCACCCCTGGCCTTTGGGCGAGCCCGCTTACTCGGATATCGGGTACATGCTCCTGGGCCTCCTCCTGGAGCGGGTGCGGGGGCGGCCCTTAAGGGACTTCCCCTTGCCCGCGGGGTTAACCTTCGCCCCTCCCCAGGAGCGGAGCGTGGCCACGGAGCGCTGCCCCTGGCGGGGGCGGGTGCTCCGGGGGGAGGTCCACGACGAGAACGCCTTTGCCCTGGGGGGAGCGGCGGGGCACGCGGGGCTCTTCGGCACCTTGGAAGGGGTCTTGGGGGAGCTTGGGGCCATCCTCCAGGGCACCTGGCTTTCCCGGGCGGCCTTGGAGGAGATGCAAAGGCCCCACGGGGAAAGGCTCCTTGCCTGGGAGCGGAAGCGCCCGGGGTGGCATGGGGGAAGTCTGGTTTCCGAGAGGGCCTTTGGCCATACCGGCTTCACCGGGGTGGGGGTGTGGGTGGACCCCGAGCGGGGCTACGCCTGGGCCCTTCTCACCAACGCCGTGCACCCCACCCGCCACCGGCCCTCCCTGGCGCCCTTGCGCCGGGCGGTGGGGAACGCCCTGGCCGCGGAGGTGGCATGA
- a CDS encoding GNAT family N-acetyltransferase → MVRPATLKDLPWMVAVLDQPYFRAYCLTPESARRLLERALREGEVYGAGEPLKALAWYCPKGGFGQGYLRLLAVAEGAQGQGLGTALMGFLLPRGLRFVLAEKENTKALAFYGRFGFQVAGELPGFVRPERTEVILWRP, encoded by the coding sequence GTGGTGCGCCCGGCGACCCTAAAGGACCTCCCCTGGATGGTGGCTGTCTTGGACCAACCCTACTTCCGCGCCTACTGCCTCACCCCGGAAAGCGCAAGGCGCCTTCTGGAAAGGGCCCTGAGGGAAGGCGAGGTCTACGGGGCGGGCGAGCCCCTCAAGGCCCTGGCCTGGTACTGCCCCAAGGGGGGCTTTGGCCAGGGCTACCTGCGGCTTCTGGCCGTGGCCGAAGGGGCGCAGGGGCAGGGCTTGGGCACAGCCCTGATGGGTTTCCTCCTCCCGCGGGGCCTGCGCTTTGTCCTGGCGGAAAAGGAAAACACCAAGGCCCTAGCCTTCTACGGGCGCTTCGGCTTCCAAGTGGCGGGGGAGCTTCCCGGCTTCGTCCGCCCGGAAAGGACGGAGGTGATCCTGTGGCGGCCTTAG
- a CDS encoding GntR family transcriptional regulator produces the protein MAALGPKYLEVARKLREAIFHGVYGEALPPERALAETLGVSRDSLRKALDLLEEEGLVVRRQGSGTFVAKRATFRTRLLGFSEEMRALGLQPETRVLLVEKGPPTPEEAMALALSPGEGVLRLLRLRLADGEPMALERAALPLWALAEAPQGSLYQALEAKGLRPVRALQRLRAVAAREEARPLGVEPGSPLLHLERVSYLPDGRPVEFVKSWYRADRYELLVELA, from the coding sequence GTGGCGGCCTTAGGTCCCAAGTACCTGGAGGTGGCGAGGAAGCTGAGGGAGGCCATCTTTCACGGGGTGTACGGGGAGGCCCTGCCCCCAGAGCGGGCCTTGGCGGAAACCTTGGGCGTTTCCCGGGACAGCCTGCGCAAGGCCTTGGACCTCCTGGAGGAGGAGGGCTTGGTGGTCCGCAGACAGGGAAGCGGCACCTTCGTGGCCAAGCGGGCCACCTTCCGCACCCGGCTTCTCGGCTTCAGCGAGGAGATGCGGGCCCTGGGGCTCCAGCCGGAAACCCGGGTGTTGCTAGTGGAAAAAGGCCCCCCCACCCCCGAGGAGGCCATGGCCCTGGCGCTTTCCCCAGGGGAGGGCGTCTTGCGCCTCCTCCGCCTCCGGCTGGCGGACGGGGAGCCCATGGCCCTGGAGCGGGCGGCCCTGCCCCTTTGGGCGTTGGCTGAGGCGCCGCAAGGCTCCTTGTACCAGGCCCTCGAGGCCAAGGGCCTCCGCCCGGTGCGGGCCCTGCAGCGCCTCCGGGCTGTGGCCGCCCGGGAGGAGGCCAGGCCCTTAGGGGTGGAGCCCGGAAGCCCCCTCCTCCACCTGGAACGGGTGAGCTATCTCCCTGACGGGAGGCCGGTGGAGTTCGTGAAGAGCTGGTACCGGGCCGACCGGTACGAGCTTCTGGTGGAGCTGGCATGA
- a CDS encoding anhydro-N-acetylmuramic acid kinase: MRVLGLMSGTSADGVDLVLAEFRGRPPRVVHRVLEHLEVPYPEGLRKRVLAAMRGADTREIALLHHDLGRFYLEAALPFRGKAELVALSGQTVWHEPPRATFQLGEPSHLALGLGVPVVHGFRAVDLAAGGQGAPLVAYPDLLLFGEAGKRVAVHNLGGISNLTFFQDQDPQTLLAFDTGPGVCLFDEAVEALGLSLEEAVALAEGALPEEEALRLWLAHPYFHLPPPKTTGREIWRLTALKPLPQDPATLLRTLLELTARSVLLAYRRFVGDVDRVLLAGGGARNRVLVGLLAQHLPVAVMENPKVREPLAFALLGYLHRIGEVNVLGRATGGRDLRAGQVVEP, translated from the coding sequence ATGAGGGTCCTGGGCCTCATGTCCGGCACCAGCGCCGACGGGGTGGACCTGGTGCTGGCGGAGTTTAGGGGAAGGCCGCCACGGGTGGTCCACCGGGTGCTGGAGCACCTCGAGGTCCCCTACCCGGAGGGATTGCGGAAACGGGTCCTGGCCGCCATGCGCGGGGCGGACACCCGCGAGATCGCCCTCTTGCACCATGACCTGGGGCGCTTCTACCTGGAAGCCGCCCTGCCCTTCCGGGGCAAGGCGGAGCTGGTGGCCCTTTCCGGGCAGACCGTGTGGCACGAGCCTCCCCGGGCCACCTTCCAGCTGGGGGAGCCCAGCCACCTGGCCCTGGGCCTGGGCGTTCCCGTGGTCCATGGCTTCCGGGCGGTGGACCTGGCGGCCGGGGGCCAGGGGGCTCCTTTGGTGGCTTACCCCGACCTCCTCCTCTTCGGGGAGGCGGGCAAGCGGGTGGCGGTGCACAACCTGGGAGGCATCTCCAACCTCACCTTCTTCCAGGACCAGGACCCCCAAACCCTCCTGGCCTTCGACACCGGCCCTGGGGTCTGCCTCTTTGACGAGGCGGTGGAGGCCCTAGGCCTTTCCCTGGAGGAAGCCGTGGCCCTGGCGGAAGGCGCACTGCCCGAGGAGGAGGCCCTTCGCCTCTGGCTTGCCCACCCCTATTTCCACCTCCCCCCGCCCAAGACCACGGGCCGGGAGATCTGGCGCCTTACCGCCCTTAAGCCCCTCCCCCAGGACCCCGCCACCCTGCTCCGCACCCTCTTGGAGCTCACCGCCAGGAGCGTCCTCCTAGCCTACCGGCGCTTCGTGGGAGACGTGGACCGGGTCCTGCTGGCCGGGGGCGGGGCCCGGAACCGGGTTTTGGTGGGGCTTTTGGCCCAGCACCTGCCCGTGGCGGTCATGGAAAACCCCAAGGTGCGCGAGCCCTTGGCCTTTGCCCTTTTGGGCTACCTCCACCGCATCGGCGAGGTCAACGTCCTGGGCCGGGCCACGGGGGGCCGGGACCTCCGCGCGGGGCAGGTGGTGGAACCTTAG
- the nagA gene encoding N-acetylglucosamine-6-phosphate deacetylase — protein MLEGTILTPSGFVRGRLHFSEQIEAIEEAPVEGPYILPGFLDLHVHGGGGLEVMGGREGVEATLRFHLQHGTTGLLATTVTAPLPQLERALLGIQEAMAGPLGEALLGVHLEGPFISPNRLGAQPPFPLLPDLETAQWLLSLAPVKVLTLAPELPGALDFLRFLAERRVRVQLGHTAASYAEAEAALEAGASGFTHLYNAMTGLHHREPGVVGLALERGTWAEIIPDGLHVHPAALKLALKSIPGLYFVTDAVAAAGMPDGEYPLGAHRVEKRGNGVWHRGSLAGSTLTMDQALRNLVAWGMPLEEAARRLSTLPARYLGLGDRGEIAPGKRADLVVLDGELRVQAVFLGGKRV, from the coding sequence ATGCTGGAAGGCACCATCCTTACCCCAAGCGGTTTCGTCCGGGGCAGGCTCCACTTCTCCGAGCAGATTGAGGCCATAGAGGAAGCCCCCGTGGAGGGCCCCTACATCCTCCCCGGCTTCCTGGACCTCCACGTCCACGGCGGCGGCGGCCTGGAAGTGATGGGAGGGAGGGAGGGGGTGGAAGCCACCCTCCGCTTCCACCTCCAGCACGGCACCACCGGCCTTTTGGCCACCACCGTCACCGCCCCACTTCCCCAGCTGGAACGGGCCCTCCTGGGCATCCAGGAGGCCATGGCAGGACCTTTGGGGGAAGCCCTCCTCGGCGTCCACCTGGAGGGCCCCTTCATCAGCCCAAACCGCCTCGGGGCCCAGCCCCCCTTCCCCCTCCTCCCCGACCTGGAAACCGCCCAATGGCTCCTCTCCTTGGCCCCGGTGAAGGTCCTCACCCTGGCCCCCGAGCTCCCCGGGGCCCTGGACTTCCTCCGCTTCCTGGCCGAGCGCAGGGTGCGCGTCCAACTGGGCCACACCGCCGCCTCCTATGCCGAGGCGGAAGCCGCGCTGGAGGCCGGTGCCTCCGGCTTCACCCACCTCTACAACGCCATGACCGGCCTCCACCACCGCGAACCCGGCGTGGTGGGCCTGGCCCTGGAACGGGGCACGTGGGCGGAAATCATCCCCGACGGGCTCCACGTGCACCCCGCCGCCCTCAAGCTGGCCCTGAAGAGCATCCCCGGCCTCTACTTCGTCACCGACGCGGTGGCGGCGGCGGGGATGCCGGACGGGGAGTACCCCTTGGGCGCCCACCGGGTGGAAAAGCGGGGCAACGGGGTCTGGCACAGGGGCTCTTTGGCGGGAAGCACCCTCACCATGGACCAGGCCCTCCGGAACCTGGTGGCCTGGGGCATGCCCCTGGAGGAGGCCGCGAGGCGGCTTTCCACCCTTCCTGCCCGATACCTTGGCCTAGGGGACCGGGGGGAGATCGCCCCAGGCAAGCGGGCCGACCTGGTGGTCCTGGACGGGGAGCTCAGGGTCCAGGCGGTGTTCCTGGGAGGGAAGCGGGTCTAG
- the nikC gene encoding nickel transporter permease: protein MPKLVRRFLRNPGAVLGLVLLFALGLLALLGPLFAKDPLEQDLLQRLQPPSPEHPLGTDQLGRDVWSRVVHGARISLAVGFGVVFLASFLGTAVGLLAGGLGGAWDNLLMRLTDVFFAFPSLILAMAIAAALGPNLTNTVLAVALVTWPVYARLVRAQVLALREREFVEAARALGAGQGRILLRHLLPNALTPVLVQASYEVGAAILTAAGLSFIGFGAQPPTPEWGAMVAETRNYMAEAPWAATAPAVGILLTVLAFNLLGDGLRDVLDPRGR, encoded by the coding sequence ATGCCTAAGCTCGTGCGGCGTTTCCTGCGCAACCCCGGGGCCGTGCTGGGCCTCGTCCTGCTCTTTGCCCTCGGGCTTCTTGCCCTGTTGGGACCGCTTTTTGCCAAGGACCCTTTGGAACAAGACCTGCTCCAGCGCTTGCAGCCTCCTTCCCCTGAGCACCCCCTGGGCACGGACCAGCTGGGGCGGGACGTCTGGTCGCGGGTGGTCCATGGGGCCCGGATCAGCCTTGCGGTGGGCTTCGGGGTGGTTTTCCTGGCCAGCTTCCTGGGTACGGCTGTGGGCCTCTTGGCGGGAGGGCTGGGCGGGGCGTGGGACAACCTCCTCATGCGCCTCACCGACGTCTTTTTCGCCTTTCCCTCCCTCATCCTGGCCATGGCCATCGCCGCCGCCTTGGGGCCCAACCTGACCAACACCGTGCTGGCGGTGGCCCTGGTCACCTGGCCGGTCTACGCCAGGTTGGTGCGGGCCCAGGTGCTGGCCCTGAGGGAGCGGGAGTTTGTGGAGGCGGCCAGGGCCTTGGGGGCGGGGCAGGGAAGGATCCTCCTCCGCCATCTCCTGCCCAACGCCCTCACCCCGGTTCTGGTGCAGGCCAGCTACGAGGTGGGGGCGGCCATCCTCACCGCCGCGGGGCTTTCCTTTATCGGCTTTGGCGCTCAGCCCCCCACCCCGGAGTGGGGGGCCATGGTGGCGGAGACCCGCAACTACATGGCCGAGGCCCCCTGGGCGGCCACGGCGCCGGCGGTGGGCATCCTGCTCACGGTGTTGGCCTTTAACCTCCTGGGGGATGGGCTCCGGGACGTGCTGGACCCTAGGGGCCGCTAG
- a CDS encoding ABC transporter permease, with translation MGAYILRRLFMVLFVGVGITFITFLIAQVIPIDPAAAALGENAREEQIQEFRQRYGLDKPILVQYALYLQRLLQLDLGRSLRTGRPVAEDLKEFFPATLELALAAFAVAVLLGLPAGVWAALRHNRLPDLLVRLMALLLGSTPVFFLAILLLDLLHRRLGLLPGPGRLDPFLIPPPPVTGLTTLDALLARDWGAFQDALAHLLLPAFVLGSASAALLARMTRAAMLEVLSQDYVRTAWAKGLSERQVVLRHALKNAALPVLTLLGSLMGGLLSGAVLTETIFSWPGLGRYVTQSATSLDFPAVMGVTLLVGLVYSLLNLLVDLLYALLDPRIRYA, from the coding sequence ATGGGCGCCTATATCCTGAGAAGGCTCTTCATGGTGCTCTTTGTGGGGGTGGGGATTACCTTCATCACCTTCCTCATCGCCCAGGTCATTCCCATAGACCCGGCGGCGGCCGCCCTCGGGGAAAACGCCCGGGAGGAGCAGATCCAGGAGTTCCGGCAGCGCTACGGTCTGGATAAACCCATCCTGGTGCAGTACGCCCTCTACCTGCAAAGGCTCTTGCAGCTGGACTTAGGGCGCTCCCTGCGCACGGGGAGGCCGGTGGCGGAGGACCTGAAGGAGTTTTTCCCCGCCACCCTCGAGCTGGCCCTGGCCGCCTTTGCCGTGGCGGTGCTCCTGGGCTTGCCCGCGGGGGTGTGGGCGGCCCTAAGGCACAACCGCCTCCCCGACCTCCTGGTACGGCTGATGGCCCTCCTCCTGGGCTCCACCCCCGTCTTCTTCCTGGCCATCCTGCTTCTGGACCTCCTCCACCGTCGTTTGGGGCTTCTGCCGGGCCCCGGGCGGCTGGACCCTTTCCTCATCCCCCCGCCTCCTGTCACCGGCCTCACCACCTTAGATGCCCTTCTGGCCCGGGACTGGGGGGCTTTCCAGGACGCGCTTGCCCACCTCCTCCTCCCCGCCTTCGTCCTGGGCTCTGCCTCCGCCGCCCTTCTGGCCCGCATGACCCGGGCGGCCATGCTGGAGGTGCTCTCCCAGGACTACGTGCGCACCGCCTGGGCCAAGGGGCTTTCCGAGCGCCAGGTGGTCCTGCGCCACGCCCTGAAGAACGCCGCCCTCCCCGTCCTCACCCTTCTGGGGAGCCTGATGGGGGGGCTCTTGTCCGGAGCCGTGCTGACGGAAACCATCTTTTCTTGGCCGGGGCTTGGCCGCTACGTGACCCAGTCCGCCACCAGCCTGGACTTCCCTGCGGTCATGGGGGTTACCCTGCTGGTGGGTTTGGTGTACTCCCTCCTCAACCTCTTGGTGGACCTCCTCTATGCCCTTCTGGACCCGAGGATCCGCTATGCCTAA